In Humulus lupulus chromosome 7, drHumLupu1.1, whole genome shotgun sequence, the following are encoded in one genomic region:
- the LOC133792705 gene encoding ribosome-inactivating protein gelonin-like has translation MGSISYNTVSFNTQIDLTVSSYQRLIQTLRTELRSGTEEHGIPVLRTKSAAVGDKQFVYVNLHNPSVSITFAIEALNAYVVAYQVDGSEKRCYFFKEAPPNSKTLLFPQCPKKNKVDVNLETNYNSLGTKLREETNLGFKPLNESLEKFKSFDSQNPTKDLRESLLIVIQMVSEAARFKYIQQKLEFHGFQSEFPPKGDIISYESKWSKLSIAIQKSNDGKFPETITLQNEDYSQRKVSTVAEVKDDMKLLLNVATATAMAE, from the coding sequence ATGGGATCAATAAGCTACAACACTGTGAGTTTCAACACTCAAATAGATTTGACTGTGTCATCATACCAGAGGCTCATCCAAACTCTTCGAACAGAATTGCGTAGTGGAACCGAGGAGCATGGCATCCCAGTGTTGCGAACAAAATCCGCTGCGGTGGGAGACAAACAGTTTGTGTATGTGAATCTTCACAATCCAAGTGTCTCCATCACATTTGCAATAGAAGCTCTCAACGCATATGTGGTGGCCTATCAAGTAGATGGCTCAGAAAAGCGTTGCTACTTCTTCAAAGAAGCTCCTCCCAATTCCAAGACTCTGCTTTTCCCTCAATGTCCTAAGAAAAACAAGGTTGATGTTAATCTCGAAACCAATTATAATAGCTTGGGAACGAAACTAAGAGAGGAAACCAACTTGGGATTCAAGCCATTAAACGAATCCCTTGAAAAGTTTAAAAGTTTTGATAGCCAGAATCCTACCAAAGATCTTCGTGAGAGTCTTCTAATTGTTATCCAAATGGTTTCAGAGGCTGCAAGATTCAAATATATTCAGCAGAAACTGGAATTCCATGGCTTTCAATCAGAGTTTCCCCCAAAAGGTGATATTATCAGCTATGAGAGTAAGTGGAGCAAACTTTCCATAGCAATCCAGAAATCAAACGATGGAAAATTTCCAGAAACAATTACATTGCAAAATGAAGACTATAGTCAACGCAAGGTGTCCACGGTTGCAGAAGTGAAAGACGACATGAAACTCTTGCTGAATgtagccacagccacagccatgGCCGAATGA